One window from the genome of Streptomyces sp. NBC_00091 encodes:
- a CDS encoding polyketide synthase dehydratase domain-containing protein, translating into MRTARSPPPAPGRSSATSRGASCPGRGGRSGRRPEPGRRAGPEAADHPLLGAEVALADTDELVLTGRLRAQALPWLTDHRVSGVALLPGTACADLALRAGERCGHPAVEELTLQAPLVLHEGEEPRIQVRVGPPGPTGRREFRVHSRTDGGARISTDESGWTRHAAGTPTATAPTAPTALPITGAETAAWPPAGETTVDITDGCARMADLGYGYGPAFRGVTSVWRRGDEIFAELRLPEQLVQEAARFGLHPALLDAGLQVHLLGEGADQRRATPRGVHHRVRLDQRAAHPHTPDASLVDHDLTDGQTVVEPDTVLPLQGAAVGHKPNGEDRGSPIASVKGTGRPQRGSTAAALQL; encoded by the coding sequence GGTCGCCGCCGCCTGCCCCCGGCCGCTCATCGGCGACCTCCCGGGGCGCGTCGTGTCCTGGACGCGGAGGCCGAAGCGGACGCCGACCAGAACCCGGACGCCGCGCGGGCCCGGAAGCGGCTGACCATCCGCTGCTCGGCGCGGAGGTCGCGCTCGCCGACACCGACGAACTGGTGCTCACCGGCCGGCTCCGCGCCCAGGCGCTGCCCTGGCTGACCGACCACCGGGTCTCCGGCGTGGCGCTGTTGCCCGGGACAGCCTGCGCGGACCTCGCGCTCCGGGCCGGTGAACGCTGCGGCCACCCCGCGGTGGAGGAACTCACGCTCCAGGCACCGCTGGTTCTCCACGAAGGCGAGGAACCGCGGATCCAGGTCAGGGTCGGCCCGCCCGGCCCCACGGGACGGCGCGAGTTCCGCGTCCACTCCCGGACGGACGGCGGCGCGCGCATCAGCACGGACGAATCCGGCTGGACCCGCCACGCGGCCGGCACCCCTACCGCCACCGCGCCCACCGCGCCCACCGCGCTTCCGATCACCGGAGCGGAGACGGCGGCCTGGCCGCCGGCCGGCGAGACCACCGTCGACATCACCGACGGCTGTGCCCGGATGGCCGATCTCGGATACGGCTACGGGCCCGCGTTCCGGGGAGTCACCTCGGTCTGGCGCCGGGGCGACGAGATCTTCGCCGAGCTGCGGCTGCCTGAGCAACTCGTCCAGGAGGCGGCCCGGTTCGGGCTGCACCCGGCCCTGCTCGACGCGGGCCTCCAGGTCCACCTCCTTGGTGAAGGCGCCGACCAGCGGCGAGCGACGCCCCGTGGCGTCCACCACCGCGTCCGACTCGATCAACGCGCCGCCCACCCGCACACCCCGGACGCGTCCCTGGTCGACCACGACCTCACCGACGGACAGACCGTGGTGGAACCGGACACCGTCCTCCCGCTGCAGGGCGCGGCGGTTGGGCACAAGCCGAATGGCGAAGATAGGGGTTCCCCTATCGCTTCGGTCAAGGGAACCGGCCGCCCTCAGCGAGGAAGTACAGCTGCTGCCCTGCAACTGTGA